The nucleotide window TCAGTCTTGGACCTTTGGCAGAGATAACGCTTAAATATGATGCATGCACACAGTGTATTGGTGATTGTATGGTCAAAACGATAACGATTTCAGACGACGTTTACAACGAACTCGTTCGAATTAAGGGTAAGAAATCCTTCAGCGAGCTGTTTCGGGAGCTTCTAAGGGAGAGGAAAGGGAACGTTGATGCCCTACGCAACATACGT belongs to Thermococcus camini and includes:
- a CDS encoding antitoxin VapB family protein: MVKTITISDDVYNELVRIKGKKSFSELFRELLRERKGNVDALRNIRGILSEEEYRETKRRLREIEEEFEKWEQSLTQM